The Microaerobacter geothermalis genome has a window encoding:
- a CDS encoding response regulator transcription factor, with protein MNILVVEDDQSVCQMLELFLSKEGYQPVFVHHGDEAQKMLEQQSWDFVILDWMLPGTDGITLCKKLRQTSDIPLIMLTAKDTEADQILGLELGADDYITKPFSPLALLARIKAVCRRKNASQPGIPEPGDRRIQVYDQTREVFIDGVKINGLTAKEFDILSFLSKHPKQVFTREQLLEKLWGFDFYGDERTVDVHIKRLRKKISTSDHQWIHTVWGVGYKWDEEESS; from the coding sequence AAGAAGGCTATCAACCTGTATTCGTACATCATGGAGATGAAGCACAGAAAATGCTTGAACAGCAATCATGGGACTTTGTGATCCTTGACTGGATGCTTCCTGGAACGGACGGGATCACCCTTTGCAAGAAATTGCGACAAACATCGGATATACCCTTAATCATGCTGACAGCAAAGGATACGGAAGCAGACCAAATCCTTGGCTTGGAATTGGGAGCAGATGACTATATTACAAAACCTTTTAGTCCACTTGCCTTGCTGGCCAGAATTAAAGCGGTCTGCCGAAGGAAAAATGCTTCCCAGCCTGGGATTCCAGAACCGGGAGACAGGCGGATTCAGGTTTATGATCAAACAAGGGAAGTTTTCATTGATGGTGTGAAAATCAATGGGTTAACGGCAAAGGAATTTGATATCCTTTCTTTTCTCTCTAAACACCCGAAGCAGGTGTTTACAAGAGAGCAACTGCTGGAAAAATTGTGGGGATTTGACTTTTATGGGGACGAAAGAACGGTGGATGTACATATTAAACGTCTAAGAAAAAAAATTTCCACTTCAGATCATCAGTGGATCCATACGGTATGGGGAGTAGGCTACAAGTGGGATGAGGAAGAGTCATCATGA